Genomic DNA from Cloeon dipterum chromosome 3, ieCloDipt1.1, whole genome shotgun sequence:
acacacacacagaatgTCCAATTTTTCACACAATAAGCACCTGACTTAAAGCTGTGGCAGCAATTTTAATGCGATGCTCTTCGTATATATTGTTAATATTGATTCCAAATCGTATTCTATCCCACGAAGTAAaggatttataaatttctgatCATCGCGCTGCATTGACTTTATCTTTATGGAATACCGCGCGTCAATctttatatttgaaatgaattttaattattgggAGAATGAAAGTCCAGGACCTAAACAGGAATTGTCAAATGCTTCCAAATTAGAGCAGTATAATATGCCTCAGTCAGGGAACGTGGAGcacattgaaagaaaatttctaattaaattaaatgttgtgTTGGTTTGGAATGTTTGAATGTGAAGCAAAATCAGCGGCggtcaaaaaatatgaaatccaTATCTGGATGAAACGTTGCGTCGTgagagcaattaatttatatttcatgtaACCTGCGAtgctcaaaataaacaaagataAACGATAAAACGATGCTATTAGCTGAAAACGTAGAAGCGGCCATATTTGCTGTACCAATTTCCGTGTTTCGctggatttgaaatttatatcttGGCGCAGtgcaaaagggaaattaacAACAGGTACTGGCCGACTTTTCCGTTTTTCGCCACACTGTTGAACAGCGCatactgcaaaaaatatggCACGGACGATGTACCATTCGTGAAACAAAGTGATTTCGCAAGCGACGTTTGGACAGGATGGAGACGAACATGGCGGAGCTGCTTTTGGCGCTCCCtgcatcattattttttaaaaaatatatatcatcgAAGTTACTGGCACGAGGCACGTGAAAACGTATATTTTGCTGCACGTACCGTTTTGTCAGTGGTAACGACGCTTGCGTGCACGATGTTTCTCCCAGGTCGCGGCCGGCAAGCTCTACACCTTCGCGTCGTCTAATTTTTGGTTGCACCATGAAAAAACTTCAACGCTGGTCGATTCGCTGGCTTTCATtccttttattgttaattgcCTCTGGGAGTAGCTAttgtaaattcaattaaaaataaattcttcacggattgatttttttaggatAGAATGAGAGAATAAAATAACTAGATTGTAGGCTACTCTTTTAGGCAGAGTGCCAAGTAGGCTttctctttattaaatttttttataaaacacgCACTAactcaaaaacattttttctttcagaagcataaaaatttaaaatattttcaaaatgagtcCTACTCCTCCTACAATCAGcttataaagattttttttaattatttctgtttaGTAACTATAGTGAATTGATTCTATTATTAGTATCTCTCTGCacaatttattccaaatttcaatttgaaattccactgtaatatttttgatgTTATTTCGGCAATCTATAAAGACAAATCAATAGCAAATATGGGCGACGCCGCCTCTATTACTGGACATCGGGCACGGACACCGGCTGCGAATCTAACTTTGGCTACGACGAAGAAGTCGTTTGGCAGCCCGGACAGCCGGACAACGCCAACGGCCAAGAAAACTACGTGGCTGTCTACACCAACAGCTCGTCGGCAATGCTGGCAGACTTCAGCAGAGAGACAAAATTCCGCTTTATTTacgaagaatttttttttctaaaatcaattccaagatattaaaatttattaaattcaggGCAGGGACAATTCAAAGGCCGAGTCTGGCGGCAATGAGTGCGCGGCAATTTACAACATTAGTTTTGGcgagtttaataattaaccTTTGGAACTTTTTCATGATTAGACCTGTGGGCGAGTTGGACACGCTGATGGGCAGGACAGATAGATTATGATTTGAGGACAAAGGTTTCCTATTCTCAAgtgaattttatcatttaaaactCATCAAGGTGCTGTTAGTGGGTTCTGAGCAGATTCACTCCCGCATGCGTCTTGACTGAATtagtaaagttaaaattaaagataatgAAATACAAATTAGCGACGAGATTGAGCTGAGAGAGGTCGAATTCGAGTTTagcgaaaatttgaaaaacctaGGCAGCGCGGCAAAAAaaggttagtttagtgactcgaaatgctcaaattgctcaacgggctgggaggcgcaccggcgccgactcgctacttgctggtttgcacctttccagcatgcgtgatctggcttcacgggacgaatgtctagcgtttcaatgcagtcctcggtgcggagggcctttgagtgggctgggtccctgtacggcctggtgcgcccattcaatccgttcgcggtgttattggcactcggaattcagcattcgtgctagtgcagtgcgtgcccttcccggtccgagaggacagggataaaatgagcaaaaaaaaaacttatttaaaaatacagtgtTTCCTTAAATGCGCGGGAGAAAACAGTGGATTggtattaaaatcattttaagtgaaatattaataataaaaatttccgaTTAATGAAAAGTTTAATAGTGGAAAAAGAGGTTTTCCcggttttggaaaaaaatagtgAAGGGGAATTTGGATGATTTGAGGAAAACCTTGATGGTCATTGACGATTGTGGAAATGGAACAGTTGGATTTTCATCGTGAATGaattgatttgcatttcaaattttttgatcacCGCTGATTTTGCATCACATTTAAACATTCCAAACAATCACAATCAGAAATGTTCTTCTTATGTGCTCCAGGTCCCATGAGGCATATTATACTGCTCTAATTTGGAAGCATTTCACTATTGCTGGTAAGATCCCCGGCTTTCATTCtgccaataattaaaattcatttaaattataaagtttGACGCGCACTATTCCACTATTCCATTAAGATAAATTCTATGCAGCGCGATGATCAGAAAAGCGCCTCAATAAAATTCCTGCTACAGCTTTGAGCCAGGTGCTTATTGTGTGAAAAATTGGGCATTCTGTGTGTGGGGGGGGGGGACGCTACTGAAAATGATGCATCACAAACGTGTAGGTGGAACATTTCTGTTTCACACTTCACACTGAAACCTCGTATCGCTCTGTTCTAACGGAAGCTGCTATAAAACATAGAAGccaaaatgagaattttggTGCTTTTATCGATAGTATTAGTGCTAATAATTGTGAAGCATCAGGTGAGCCTTTTAAAtctattgcaaataatttatggatTAAATGTTATCGATATATATGTCGTGATGTTGTCTGTTAAtatgccaatttaaaaaatatttagttcgTTCTTTGCGGCGAAAAAGATTCTCAATTAAGGAAacgtatatttttattttgaagaaaaaggttttagtaaacaaaatataaaaacgttTAGGAAACCTGAAGCACTCGAGACGACCATATATAATCAAGTGTTGTGGAGGTTCAAAATGCTCGGCATCTTTCATGCGTAAACCAAAACAACGTTCGAGTGATTTCAAAACGAACACCACCCAGCACCTTAAAACATCCAGCACTAAGTATGAATTACGTGTGAATAAGCAGCACGAAGCAAactatttcattatttatattttagaggaaattttcaaacacctgtaaataaaaatgacagcAGGGATTATGAAAATAAGGCCATCCCTGAGTCTGATCCAACTCCCTCTGAACCAAACCAAAATCCCATTGTCACAGGAACATTTTCCTCTCCTCAAGGCATCACGTCACCTGAGCTAACCAAATCGGAATTGACAACCACCACGATTTCGCAAAGTGACACTATGCAGGTCACTTCCACCACCATCACAACAGCTAAACCAATAAATGTAGGCACAAATCTATTAGTAGACATgtttcttaaataataattgtttttaggaAGCCTGCGAACAGTCTCGGTGCGCAACCTTCACTTTCATGGCAAACCAGGTTTCAATTAATCCTttttaagaatataaaaaCGAGATCaactcttaaatttttatttttatttaatttcgaatgagtgtttaattgaaatagCACTCCACAATAATTCACGCTATATATCGACACAATTAACACGttggcattaaatttattcagggTGCATCATCAGTGATCAGCGCAAGCACAAGTAAGAGATAATTATGCCGTTGAAGAGATGCCTAaacttttgcttttgaatTCAGGCAATCTGATTATTAGAAACGGAATGACGTTTCTGTTTTCGTCAGCAGCAGCGACCCAAATTGACGCGGCCAAGAACTGCTTTTCgcgcaatttgaatttaatttctgtgcAGAACGCCTTGAAAATGAACcttgttcaaaaattgcttcagggtgtgttttttttatttatttttcatttccatttccattttattttttaatgatttaaagaTGTTGGCACTAACTCTTCCGTCTGGACGATTGGCTCGAACGACGGCAACATATCGTgccaaaattacaatttgagtTTCGCCTGGTGCAACCCGAAAAGAGAAATCGTCCTTCCAGCGATCatgcagaaaataaacagtttgGAAATTGTTCAAAAAGGACTCACGATGTCCATGCTTAACGGTGCTGCCGTCTTGAAAACGTCAGATTCTAATTCactatttccttttttgtgcGAGGTAAACACTCGATTAATTgctaaaaatctaattaatattttgatatttagcCAAAAGATGATTTTCAAGACTCTTGCCTCGCTCTTAATTGCAACAAAGACGTATGTTTCGTAGTAATTATGACGTGTAtccattaatttcttttcGAATTTATAGAGCAAATTATTTGACGCAAACGGGAATATTAAGGGTAAAGCGTGAATCCTAgataaaatcttattttaactggaaaataaagtaaaaaattaaatgtacaaATCatgattatatattttacaatggctactccAATAAATATGCAATTAATATTATGGATCTAAACCGAATTACTTTTTACTTTTGGCAgctattgtaaaataaattaaggcaCAATACTTTTTTAGCTAATTTTATTCCCCAAAActatttatacatatatattcagATGGAGAAAAGTATGGCAAATGGACACGTACCTGCAACAAATTGTACCTTTTCTCTGGCAAGCTTGttagtgttaaaaatttgattatttatgcagaaataataaaaaattccttatAAATCCTTAAAGGGCACTTGGCAGCAGAACTGGGACTTTTGTTGCAATTTAGGAATGCACCCGATTTGGTTTAGCTCGGCGTCAGACTTTAAGTGTTTGAGCAACTCGACTAAAGCGAACTGGACGCTAAACTATAATTATTGGACGGCGGGACGCGCAATGGGCACCTGGGGAAGGTGGGCCTGGTGCCCAGGGGCCGTCAACCTTCCCGACTCGCTTTCCTGGGCTCCGGGGCAACCGGACAGTAATCAGACCAACGAGAACTGCCTGCACTTGCAAGTGACGAAAAATTCGAGCGGTGTACTTTTGTCAGACCGGAACTGCAGCCACAAATACGTCATGGCTTGCCAGGTGAGATGAATGTTTTCtgtatttgaatttgttgaGAGCTTGGATGTTTTAAGGGCGACGCGTTGATGGCGTCAAACTGCAATAAGCCAAATTGTCCGAaggaatgtttaaaaaatgcaagttgtattttttcttttaagggctaattttttaacaatatttttcaaacgtcATAGGAATCATTTTTCGAAAATGGCACATTAAAGGGTTAGTGATTTAGGcctaaaattagttaaaattgtttgattttctttttcagatcTGTTTGTACACGGCCAGTGGAATGCCGGTTGTGGCAAGGATTATCTGTTTTCGGCTGCtactgtgaattttaattttaaaatttatattttctgttttaaaaattataacgaTTAGTTGGATTGGTTGGGCGCGTGGAATTATTGTTGCTCCATTGGAATGAAACTGGCCTCGATTGAGGCTCTTGAGGAATTGAGTTGTCTTACGAATATGGTTGCGAAATATCCCAGAGCAGGTAGAATAATGATATTTccaatttagataaaattggCTCTCTTATAAACTCTTATCAGTGTACCCTGATCAATGTGGAAGGGATTTCTGGACATCTGGCACAAACCGCGGATGTCCAGGTGCTCACTTCTGGTGTTCAGACGacgaaaaattgaacaagGAGGAAATAGCCAACTGGAAAAACGGGAAAATGCCCTCGGAGAGTGCTGATCAgtgcattttcattaatttgtcaaattcgACTTTGAGTGTGACTTATTTGGGCGCTGACTCTTGTTCCAAGCAAAAACCGTTTCTTTGTGAAGtgatattttacattttttttttaatttcacattttaatgtttgtcGTTTTTGTGTCTTTCAGGCTTTGCAACTGGGAAATAAATCGTTGCAAATTGCGCGCTCTTGCTCGGAAATTTGGAATGTGACAGACGATGAAGTGAATGATATAATTATGAATCCGAGCGGCGACGTCGTTAACCAAAGACGCAATCTCAAAGTGCGGCtacgcaaattaatttgatttattttaaagatcgTGTATATTTTTGCTTCGCAGTGTTATCTAAGGTGCTGCGGAAAAAAAGGACACgttgtaaatatatttcttgagttccctttttattattcattttattggacaccatcggtgtacaactacagtcaaatacaattttatttattataacggaTTGCTTATTGAGATAAtgttaaaggttttttgacatagtcttgtaaaaaaattatacatactAGTAAGCAAAGAATcgcaataaatacatttacaattagcgGTGACAtcgagatgaaaacatttatgtgaACAGACGAGGAAATGATAGCCATGAAAGAATATCTAGTTAAAATTGCccaatctttaaaatttgtatttgttcAATCCAATTAACACATAGCAGGGGTTTCAAAAAAGTTTGGGTCAATATATTGTTGTTtaacattcatattgtttaaaaacttcTTATAGGCAGTTGTAGAGGGAAGAGCGTATTTGGATTTAAGgtcattaacaaaatattcagtCTGAACCAATTCATACACAAATCTGGACTTCATTCTCTTGTCTACACTAAGgtcttttttaaagaatctagACTTAGCACATTCCAACTTAATTGTTAAGATTATTCAGAGATCAATGAGACCAAATTGCTTTTATACCATAGGAAGCTACAGGAGAAATTGCCAGGTTAAATAGCTTTTTAGCAATGCTAAATAGACgattttgaaaggtttttaattatatatattccaaaaattgaagctttAACTCTCTTATCCAGATGATTTGAAAAGCAAGTTCCAGTCGTTTGAAATGTCACTCCAAGATAGTTGACAGAAGAGGAAAATTGTAGGCAATTTGTTAGCTCCCATTGTTTCTCGATTTTGCTATATCTGCCAACAcccttatatttaaatttaatgatttgacattttttccaatttagaGACAGTGACATAGTAGctaaataaatcttgatattattaatgagatcatttaaaattgatagcTTTTCACTTGAAATAACAATAGCATCTGCGTAAAGAATGCATTTAACACCTGGATAATTCAGTAATAGATTATTGAAAtcacaattaatataaataaatagaaacgGTGACATGCAACCGCCTTGTATAACTCCATTactttgcacaatttttcagttcacttttaaaaatcaaattaaatcttaacATGCGAATAGTTAAAAAGCGGGTCACTGGTGACGGATGAAATTTTGCGCAACGTAGAGGACTTGACGGCCGACGACCCGCAAGCAATGCAGGATGGCTTTCAAAACTTTGATTCCTGTACTTCCATTCGTAAGCTTATTATGTGTGTAAATACAAttgcaaatcatttttttgcagagtcCACTGATGAGTGCCACCTGATGGCCCAGATGTTCCAGtgtgcaaagaaaaatgcacCTGACCTGACTTAAGGACTCGTCACTGCCATCAAAGGAGACGCCACTGTGACTTTTTGAATTCTATTCATACAGAATAATAGCTTTTACTTTGCATTCGCCAGGTTTCAGTTACTGCTACAGGGGGAATTAAAACCGCCGGGAGAGTATGTCCTCTGTATCCAGCAGCAAGTTGTGTACCAAATGTAATGATACCAAATTTAGACTAATTTACAGTAAGATTTAATAATGTTGTTCTTTTAGCAAACGTATATTGATGAACAAACGGGATCatgtaatcaatttttctttcatcagatgcttaattttaagtttgaataatgtaataatggaaaatttatgtttttatcataattaaatatacatattttagttGTACATTATATTAAAAGGTTGATTCCACgtctttttaataatctcAATGGGtccatatacatatattttctttacatTAGAACGTTGTTTATgtacatatattattattattattattttatattataatatttaattatatttattaaattattttatatatatatatatatatatatatatatatatatatatatatatatataaaaggaTTTATCTtgattgtattaaaaaatatttttcccgctcacggcaaaattttaatgaaaataagaCTTACTTTTATTTCAGCATTGGGGGGAGATGTCTTTACAACATCGAAGggcaaaaaatactttgtaaaatttatcgaAGGAATTGTAAGTAATTCAAACagtaaataaatgcatcaaaataacatttttctaattttagacGGACGCTCAAGCAGAAGCAGACTACTGCTGTGTCCTCGGTAGCCACCTTGCCATCTTCGAAAGCTTAGCGGATTTCAACGATTTTATGAAAAGCTGgatatgtaaaaaattctcttgacattttttttctattgctGGGAGCTGGAACGAATATCACAGATGATTCAAACTTCTGGAATTTCATTGGACCGACTTTCGACAATGGTGATGGCACCGACAGCTGGTGCTTGAACTTCAAGAAGCTACCAGCAGGAATGATCACAGATATCGACAAATTTTATCGTAACCAGCAGTGGAACTCGACACAAATATTCTTTTGGCATGATCGCGCTGGATTACTCATATTACCAAAAGGAAATAAGGCTCACCGAGTTTTATGTGGCCCACTTCCCTACTAATCTATCTGAATTGTGATGAAATTATTCCAATCGTAGAAAACTTTTTCGATAATAATTGGATTCTAGACATTTTTCTATTAAGTGTGAgattgattttgtgtttggtAAAATATAGTGTGTTTTTGCTtgtcaacaaaataataaaaaatagctttttcttataatttacAGCTGGTAGTTGTTTGCAAGACACAGAtcatgtttcaaaataattataattatgttttgatGTAGTGCGAACTATGATTTTATGTCctactattattattatttgtttattcctactgtcatagttacaaaatttaaatacataaaattaagacaTGGTAAGAATGGGCAAACAAATGCTagcagaaaactgcaaaaacgcttgaaaagaaaagttatctcacgccgcactgagccgcaaaTCACATTATTAATCACCCGCTAATCATTATCACAATGCACTCGCCACAAGTAGCCTTTGCAGAGCTTTGGGAATTCCTCCACCGTGCAGTCCTTTAATTCGGGCGGCAAGTCGTTCCACGGCGTTACCACCCTAAATGAAAACGCTCGCTGACCAAATTCAATTACTCTAATTcaagtttgaataaataaatatagaacaaaatattttagtctgattgcaaaaattggtCAATTATTGTGAGTAAAAACTCGATATGAAACTAAATTACCACAATTGGCATAGAATTTATTAGTTTACATTAATGGCGTTAACACAAAGACTCCTGAACCACGGTGGAGTAAAAAAGGcgaattacaataataataattatgcttaCATCCTGGAAATCCAGTTTTCCTTCATGCAAACATTAGAATATACCGAGGACCGGATAATAGCAGCTTATCCACGTTTGCTCTTAACCGTGATTGATCGTGTCTACAGAACTACAGAAGAAGTTTCCGAAAAACACACATCATGGAAGAATCCTCTCACATTTCACCGGTTTTTAAACTGGACAAATGCCGATAATGTTACTTGTTGTCCCGAACAGGACTGCTCATCTCACTCAGTTTGGATCATAAATCACTCTAAACTGAGCTAGTGGCACATCTCCGCGGGCGCCGTGGAAAATCTACTGAAGACCCTCGACAACAAGAGTGCGACCGGACCTGATGGCATCCCAGCGGTCCTGCTGAAGAACTGCGCCGTCGCCCTGTGCCCCAGCCTTTCTCACATTTTCCAGCTTTCAATCTCAGTGAGCGACCTGCCGATGGACTGGAAAAATGCAGCAGTCACCCCAGTACCAAAAGATGGcgagaaaacaaatttcaaaaattatcgGCCTATTAGCGTCACCTCACTTGTTGGAAAATTGCTGGAAAAACATGTGCGCAACCAGCTGGCTGCATATCTGGAGCAAAAAGCGGCTCTCCCTGACGGCCATCACGGTTTTCGCCGATCGTGCACCACGATGCTGCTGCGGGCGCTCGACTCCTGGACGGCGGCCCTAGATAGCCAGAGCGGCACCCGAATCCACGCCGTGACCCTTGACTGGAGCAAGGCATTCGACAAAGTGCCGCACCGCCGCCTGTTGAATAAACTCCAGTTTCACGGCGTGGACGGCGCCGCTCTCAAGTGgctaaaaaatttcctcgtCGGCCGCAGCCAATTCGTGCGCTTCAACGGGGCGCTGAGCGAACCGTGCGAAGTGACGAGCGGCGTCATTCAAGGTTCATGTCTTGGCCCGCTCCTGTTCAACCTTTTTGTCGCCGACCTCCCTGCAGCTGTGAATACGAACTTAGTCCAATACGCAGACGACTGTATGGTCTACAACAGCATCAATTCTGACGACTACATTGACGCCCTACAGGATGACCTC
This window encodes:
- the LOC135939775 gene encoding LOW QUALITY PROTEIN: uncharacterized protein LOC135939775 (The sequence of the model RefSeq protein was modified relative to this genomic sequence to represent the inferred CDS: substituted 1 base at 1 genomic stop codon) gives rise to the protein MPKLLLLNSGNLIIRNGMTFLFSSAAATQIDAAKNCFSRNLNLISVQNALKMNLVQKLLQDVGTNSSVWTIGSNDGNISCQNYNLSFAWCNPKREIVLPAIMQKINSLEIVQKGLTMSMLNGAAVLKTSDSNSLFPFLCEPKDDFQDSCLALNCNKDSKLFDANGNIKDGEKYGKWTRTCNKLYLFSGKLGTWQQNWDFCCNLGMHPIWFSSASDFKCLSNSTKANWTLNYNYWTAGRAMGTWGRWAWCPGAVNLPDSLSWAPGQPDSNQTNENCLHLQVTKNSSGVLLSDRNCSHKYVMACQGDALMASNCNKPNCPKECLKNESFFENGTLKDLFVHGQWNAGCGKDYLFSAATLDWLGAWNYCCSIGMKLASIEALEELSCLTNMVAKYPRAVYPDQCGRDFWTSGTNRGCPGAHFWCSDDEKLNKEEIANWKNGKMPSESADQCIFINLSNSTLSVTYLGADSCSKQKPFLCEALQLGNKSLQIARSCSEIWNVTDDEVNDIIMNPSGDVVNQRRNLKCYLRCCGKKGHVLKSGSLVTDEILRNVEDLTADDPQAMQDGFQNFDSCTSIQSTDECHLMAQMFQCAKKNAPDLTXGLVTAIKGDATVSVTATGGIKTAGRVCPLYPAASCVPNQTYIDEQTGSSLGGDVFTTSKGKKYFVKFIEGITDAQAEADYCCVLGSHLAIFESLADFNDFMKSWIYDSNFWNFIGPTFDNGDGTDSWCLNFKKLPAGMITDIDKFYRNQQWNSTQIFFWHDRAGLLILPKGNKAHRVLCGPLPY